ATACGGGAATTTGTTAACAAAAGTTAAAAAAAAATTTTATTTCAAATTAATAAAAAATTAATTCTCATTTTTTTATATTAAATAAAAATTGTCAGAAAATAGATATTTTATTTTGTTTTTTTTATGAAAACAGAATTTTGTAAAAATAAATACAATTACATCTAAATAGAAATTTTTTAAACGGTTTTGCATTATATCATGTTAATGGATAAAATTGGGCAATCGTTAAACCAAATAAATTAATTATGAGGAAAGTTTTACTTCTAGGACTCGCATTCCTATTTGCTTCGGCTTCGGCTTTTGCGCAGGGACGCGTAGTAACTGGAAAGGTAACATCCGGTGAGGATGGATTGCCTATTCCAGGTGCATCAGTCATAGTGAAAGGTACCACCATTGGTACAGCTACCGACTTAGACGGTAATTTTTCACTGAATGTGCCACAGGACAATAACGTCTTGGTTATTTCCTTTGTGGGTTCTGTGACCCAGGAGGTCAATGTTGGCAACCGTTCACAGATAAATGTGGTATTGCAACCCGATACCAGAAGCTTGGAAGAAGTAATAGTAACAGGTTATGGAACCCAGCCAAAAAGAGAAGTTACCGGTGCGGTATCATCTGTAAAAGGTGAGACCATCAAAAACCTTCCTATGCAGTCTTTTGATCGTGCATTGCAAGGTAGAGCTGCTGGTGTTCAGGTGCGTTCTGCTAATGGTCTTCCTGGTGGTGCGGTTAACATCCGTATCCGTGGTGTAGGTTCCGTAACAGCAGGTAACGAACCTTTATTTATCGTGGACGGTGTTCAATTGAACAACCAAGGTAATGCAAGTTTTACTCAAGCCAACCCATTGGCCTTTTTGAACCCTAACGACATTGAGTCTATGGAGATCTTAAAAGATGCTGCCTCTGCGGCTATCTATGGTTCTCAGGCTGCTAACGGTGTTGTTATCATTACAACCAAAAGAGGTAAGCAAGGAAAAGCAAGATTTGAATTCAACGCCTTTGGTGGTGAAACTCAACCAATGAAATTCCTTGATGTTTTGAGTGGGCCGGAGTGGTATGCCATGAGAAGAGATGGTTTGAGAAATACTGGAAACACTTTGCCTGAGGCCAATGCACTGAATGCGATGGGAGCTCTTCCAGGTAATTGGCAGACTCTGACTGCAGCACAGTTGGACGAAATTGGCCTAGGACTTCCTACATATGATTGGCAAAGGGAAGTGATGGGAAGAGGTAGATTGCAGAATTATGAACTGAACGTTTCAGGAGGTGATGACAAAACTACCTTCTTCGTGTCCGGTTCTTATGACTATCAGGAATCTTCTTTTAGACCTGTAGACTTTGAGAGAGGTACCTTCAGAACTAATTTGTCTCATAAAGCCAATGATAGATTAACTTTAGAGACCAGTATTAATTTGGCTACCGTGACACAGAATACACCTTTTGCTGTTTCTGGTTCCTTCTTAGGTAGCCCCGCTTTCTCAGCCTCTACTATATTGCCTCATAATGCTATCCGTAACGAGGATGGGACTTTCAATACAGCCATTGCAGGTGTATTGAACCAAAACATTGCTTTGGTAAATGAGTTCAATTCAGGTAAGACCACAACAAATTCTCTTGTGGGTAACGGTGTAGCAACTTATAAAATCCTGGATAACCTTACTTACAGAGGTTTAGTGGGTATTGATTACAGATTGATTACTGAAAACAGATACAGAGATCCAAGAACTCCTGATGGTGCCGGTGTAAGAGGTAGAGCTACTGCCGCTAATGACTGGAGAACCAGATTCATTACTACCCATACGGTTAACTGGAACAAATCTTTCAACAACGTTCATAACCTTACTGCATTGGCAGGATTTGAATTCGTTTCCGAAACAAGAGAAGGTCTGAACGGTGAGGCTATAGGATTCCCAACCTTCCAGTTCCGTTACATTGATTCAGGTGCTACTCCTGAG
This Cecembia calidifontis DNA region includes the following protein-coding sequences:
- a CDS encoding SusC/RagA family TonB-linked outer membrane protein, which encodes MRKVLLLGLAFLFASASAFAQGRVVTGKVTSGEDGLPIPGASVIVKGTTIGTATDLDGNFSLNVPQDNNVLVISFVGSVTQEVNVGNRSQINVVLQPDTRSLEEVIVTGYGTQPKREVTGAVSSVKGETIKNLPMQSFDRALQGRAAGVQVRSANGLPGGAVNIRIRGVGSVTAGNEPLFIVDGVQLNNQGNASFTQANPLAFLNPNDIESMEILKDAASAAIYGSQAANGVVIITTKRGKQGKARFEFNAFGGETQPMKFLDVLSGPEWYAMRRDGLRNTGNTLPEANALNAMGALPGNWQTLTAAQLDEIGLGLPTYDWQREVMGRGRLQNYELNVSGGDDKTTFFVSGSYDYQESSFRPVDFERGTFRTNLSHKANDRLTLETSINLATVTQNTPFAVSGSFLGSPAFSASTILPHNAIRNEDGTFNTAIAGVLNQNIALVNEFNSGKTTTNSLVGNGVATYKILDNLTYRGLVGIDYRLITENRYRDPRTPDGAGVRGRATAANDWRTRFITTHTVNWNKSFNNVHNLTALAGFEFVSETREGLNGEAIGFPTFQFRYIDSGATPEFVGGFWTGYRRQGAFVNANYNYKEKYLFTATARYDGSSRFGANTQYGIFPSVRAGWNIAMEDFLKDSETVSDLKLRASWGRAGNDQIGNFAARGLYGAPTAGNYAGNAGIRPTSLANLNLGWETNETVNIGLDYGFFGNRVTGSVDLFDQRTKDLLLDQPILWTNGFSSISNNVGELMNRGIELEINTVNIDRGGFQWRTAFNFTYIRNEIVRLYDGLEFLPANPGIAVGQPVGNPPFPGQQAPGSWFVAEYAGVNPATGRPMWYDINRNLTYLPLAADRIYFGSNLAPYFGGFNNTFSYKGFELTTFFTYEYGAIVSDGQYNFLREAGTRLALNTLREVVDRQWTNPGDMTDIPRNVGNFNGGNELRSSGRNFGSAALLKADFIRLAQVQLGYTLNPATIRSLGLTRARVYAQGVNLWTYSDYPGYDPEFTGAGTGQLPIVKSYQIGVQLGF